The following proteins come from a genomic window of Geomonas sp. RF6:
- a CDS encoding ASKHA domain-containing protein: MSSIKRFAVAFDLGTTTIAASLVDLEKGARIAALGAMNPQRAWGADVLARLEAGRSPETLAAMQKSAGAELERLALELLAGAGGAEDELAGIALAGNSAMEQILLGLPVDRLIHPPYLPISKEARRTSTRALGWSRDFHAYLFPLPGGFVGGDLVSFLFSRQLAEKGPTLYLDLGTNGEMALCDGETILATSAAAGPAFEGGNLSCGMAALSGAVSGVKIEGERVALSTIGGAPPRGICGSGVLECVAELLSCGVVEPSGRLRPAAEIESNLANRVVDIDGVTSFLLYRDASRSVYLSQEDIRALQLAKGALRAGMEVLVSRAGVSLDSLSEVVLTGSFGAVLPPAVLKKIGVFTEKMVIVSGFTRDGALAGVERFLVEKDGAKKVDELAARVRVIPLSGTPAFERLFLGRLDFA; encoded by the coding sequence TTGTCCTCTATTAAGAGATTCGCAGTCGCCTTCGACCTCGGCACCACCACCATAGCCGCGTCGCTTGTCGACCTGGAAAAGGGCGCCCGGATAGCGGCACTCGGTGCAATGAACCCCCAGCGCGCCTGGGGGGCCGACGTGCTGGCCCGCCTGGAGGCCGGCCGCTCCCCCGAGACCCTCGCCGCCATGCAAAAGAGCGCGGGGGCGGAACTGGAGCGGTTGGCGCTGGAGCTCCTCGCGGGCGCCGGGGGGGCGGAGGACGAGCTCGCCGGAATAGCACTTGCGGGAAACAGCGCCATGGAGCAGATCCTCCTCGGGCTCCCGGTCGACCGCCTGATCCACCCGCCGTATCTCCCGATCTCCAAGGAGGCGCGACGCACCTCCACCCGCGCGCTCGGCTGGTCCCGCGACTTTCACGCCTACCTTTTTCCCCTCCCCGGCGGCTTCGTCGGCGGAGATCTCGTCTCCTTTCTCTTCTCCCGTCAGCTCGCCGAAAAAGGCCCCACACTCTACCTCGACCTCGGCACCAACGGGGAGATGGCCCTTTGCGACGGCGAAACGATCCTCGCCACCTCCGCCGCGGCGGGCCCCGCCTTCGAGGGGGGGAACCTCTCCTGCGGCATGGCCGCGCTTTCCGGAGCGGTGAGCGGGGTGAAGATCGAAGGTGAGCGGGTCGCCCTCAGCACCATTGGCGGTGCCCCTCCGCGCGGCATCTGCGGCTCCGGCGTCCTGGAGTGCGTGGCGGAGCTTCTTTCCTGCGGCGTCGTGGAGCCGTCCGGGCGGCTGCGGCCGGCCGCGGAGATAGAATCGAATCTCGCCAACCGCGTCGTCGACATCGACGGCGTCACCTCCTTTCTCCTCTACCGGGACGCCTCGAGGAGCGTCTATCTCTCCCAGGAAGACATCCGCGCCCTGCAGCTGGCGAAGGGCGCCCTGCGGGCGGGGATGGAGGTTCTCGTCTCCCGCGCCGGCGTGTCGCTCGACTCCCTCTCCGAGGTCGTGCTGACCGGTTCTTTCGGCGCCGTGCTGCCGCCAGCGGTCCTAAAAAAAATTGGAGTTTTCACGGAAAAGATGGTAATAGTCTCCGGATTTACCCGGGACGGTGCGCTGGCAGGCGTGGAGCGCTTCTTGGTGGAAAAGGACGGCGCGAAAAAGGTCGATGAACTGGCCGCACGGGTGCGGGTAATTCCCCTTTCGGGGACGCCAGCTTTCGAGAGGCTCTTCCTCGGCAGGCTCGATTTTGCCTGA
- the alr gene encoding alanine racemase, whose translation MQTDGRPTMAEIRLSALRHNYQLVKKMAPPSAGILAVVKADAYGHGFLDVCKELETLGADAFGVAFLAEGVQLRRAGLQRTVLILGGVYPGEERRCIGYDLSTALFTLEQARALDEAARKLYRKAKVHLEIDTGMGRLGIPSADAAHFLRELKTFKNLDLEGVFSHFASADELDADGQAYSKLQAERFESAIIEARRLGFSPRYIHISNSAALLGMDLPYCNLVRPGIVLYGALPSDEFKGKVAPQPVLRLRSKVAMLKWVEPGTSISYGRRYQAQTRALIASVPAGYADGYPRALSNCGEALVRGERARVAGTVCMDWIMLDVTNVPGVSVGDEVTLLGADPAGNCISAEELAHRAGTIPYEIFCGISKRVPRVYLP comes from the coding sequence ATGCAAACGGATGGCCGCCCGACAATGGCAGAGATCAGGCTCTCCGCCTTGAGGCACAACTATCAGTTGGTGAAGAAGATGGCACCGCCGTCGGCAGGAATCCTGGCGGTGGTAAAGGCCGACGCCTACGGCCACGGTTTTCTCGATGTCTGCAAGGAGCTGGAGACGCTCGGGGCCGACGCTTTCGGCGTGGCTTTTCTCGCCGAAGGGGTGCAGCTGCGGCGGGCCGGCCTGCAGCGCACGGTCCTCATCCTCGGCGGAGTCTACCCCGGCGAGGAAAGGCGCTGCATAGGGTATGACCTCTCCACCGCGCTCTTCACCCTCGAGCAGGCCCGCGCCCTCGACGAGGCGGCGCGCAAGCTGTACCGCAAGGCGAAGGTCCACCTGGAGATCGACACCGGGATGGGACGACTGGGGATTCCTTCCGCCGACGCCGCGCACTTCCTCAGGGAGCTGAAGACCTTCAAAAATCTCGACCTCGAGGGGGTCTTCTCCCACTTTGCCAGCGCAGACGAGCTCGATGCCGACGGGCAGGCGTACAGCAAGCTGCAGGCGGAGCGTTTCGAATCAGCCATCATCGAGGCACGCCGCCTCGGTTTTTCCCCCCGCTACATACACATATCGAACAGCGCGGCACTCCTTGGGATGGATCTCCCGTACTGCAACCTGGTGCGCCCGGGGATCGTCCTTTACGGCGCCCTGCCGTCGGACGAGTTCAAGGGGAAGGTCGCCCCGCAGCCGGTATTGAGATTGCGCAGCAAGGTCGCTATGCTGAAGTGGGTGGAGCCGGGAACCTCCATAAGCTACGGCCGGCGTTACCAGGCGCAGACGCGCGCTCTCATCGCCAGCGTCCCCGCGGGGTACGCCGACGGCTACCCGAGAGCTCTCAGCAACTGCGGCGAAGCGTTGGTGCGGGGGGAGCGGGCGCGGGTGGCGGGAACGGTGTGCATGGACTGGATCATGCTGGACGTGACGAACGTCCCCGGCGTCAGCGTGGGGGACGAAGTGACCCTTCTGGGCGCCGACCCGGCGGGGAACTGCATCAGCGCCGAGGAGCTCGCGCACCGTGCGGGGACGATCCCGTATGAGATCTTTTGCGGTATAAGCAAGAGGGTGCCCAGGGTGTACCTGCCTTAA
- the selD gene encoding selenide, water dikinase SelD, with translation MTADKIRLTTMVQAAGUAAKLGPAGLEEAIHDITLSDDPNLIVGIEGGEDAGVYRIGDQLALVETTDIITPLVDDPFTFGRIAAANALSDVYAMGARPVTAMNLAFFPSCVLPVPVLARIMAGGLEAIKEAGACLVGGHTVEDDELKYGLAVTGLVDPDRVVRNCTAKEGDRIILTKPLGTGIVSTAIKAEMVPQSLELEAISWMSTLNRTAAELMVECGATSATDVTGFGFIGHACEMALGAKLTFMLELSRIPLMNDIATLVADGMVPAGCYRNRAHYSGFVSGITGEPLIPLFDPQTSGGLLITFSPEGAERFLSRAAESGVFATAIGDVVPRGGSPIVLY, from the coding sequence ATGACAGCAGATAAGATCCGACTGACAACGATGGTGCAGGCGGCGGGTTGAGCCGCAAAGCTGGGCCCGGCGGGCCTGGAAGAAGCCATTCATGACATCACCCTCTCCGACGATCCGAACCTCATCGTGGGGATCGAAGGGGGCGAGGATGCGGGGGTCTACCGCATAGGGGACCAGCTCGCCCTGGTGGAGACCACCGACATCATCACTCCTCTCGTCGACGATCCCTTCACCTTCGGCCGCATCGCTGCGGCAAACGCCCTCTCCGACGTCTACGCCATGGGGGCGCGCCCCGTGACCGCCATGAACCTCGCCTTCTTCCCTTCCTGCGTCCTCCCGGTCCCGGTGCTGGCCCGGATCATGGCGGGCGGGCTGGAGGCGATAAAGGAGGCGGGGGCCTGCCTCGTGGGGGGGCATACGGTGGAGGACGACGAGCTGAAGTACGGCCTCGCGGTGACGGGCCTCGTCGACCCGGATCGCGTGGTGCGAAACTGCACAGCAAAGGAAGGGGATCGCATCATCCTCACCAAGCCGCTCGGTACCGGGATCGTCAGCACGGCGATAAAGGCGGAGATGGTGCCGCAATCGCTGGAGCTGGAGGCGATCTCCTGGATGAGCACCCTCAACCGCACCGCCGCGGAACTCATGGTGGAGTGCGGCGCGACCTCCGCCACCGACGTCACCGGCTTCGGCTTCATCGGGCACGCCTGCGAGATGGCGCTCGGCGCGAAACTCACCTTCATGCTCGAGCTCTCCCGCATCCCGCTTATGAACGACATCGCCACCCTCGTCGCGGACGGCATGGTCCCCGCGGGCTGCTACCGCAACCGGGCCCACTACAGCGGCTTCGTATCCGGCATCACCGGAGAGCCGCTCATCCCGCTCTTCGATCCGCAGACCTCCGGGGGGCTCCTCATCACCTTCTCCCCCGAAGGGGCCGAGCGCTTTCTCTCCCGCGCCGCCGAGTCCGGCGTCTTCGCGACCGCCATCGGCGACGTCGTGCCACGGGGAGGCTCCCCCATTGTCCTCTATTAA